One Thermococcus eurythermalis DNA segment encodes these proteins:
- a CDS encoding MogA/MoaB family molybdenum cofactor biosynthesis protein — protein MGAEEHKKKAPKKFKFAVITVSDTASRGEKEDESGKFLLEELEKARHERVLYKVVPDEKMAIIGAVVEAFEKGAEVVVTSGGTGIASRDVTIESIRPLFDKELTGFGEIFRLLSYEEIGTAAVMTRATAGIIRSSGRAMAVFCLPGSPGAAKTGIKIILKEAGHVLKHGRE, from the coding sequence ATGGGAGCTGAGGAGCACAAGAAAAAGGCCCCGAAGAAGTTTAAGTTCGCGGTCATAACTGTCAGCGACACCGCGAGCAGGGGAGAGAAGGAAGACGAAAGCGGAAAGTTTCTTTTGGAAGAACTTGAAAAGGCCAGGCACGAGCGGGTTCTTTACAAAGTTGTCCCCGACGAGAAGATGGCGATAATCGGGGCGGTCGTCGAGGCCTTTGAGAAGGGGGCCGAGGTTGTAGTTACCTCCGGAGGAACCGGGATAGCGAGCAGGGACGTCACGATAGAGAGCATCAGGCCGCTTTTCGACAAGGAGCTGACGGGCTTTGGCGAGATATTCAGGCTCCTCAGCTACGAGGAGATAGGCACAGCGGCAGTTATGACGAGGGCAACTGCTGGAATAATCAGGAGCTCCGGCAGGGCCATGGCCGTCTTCTGCCTGCCCGGCAGTCCTGGGGCGGCAAAGACCGGAATCAAGATAATCCTCAAAGAGGCGGGCCATGTCCTCAAGCACGGGAGGGAGTGA